Genomic window (Pradoshia sp. D12):
GCGTGTTTCGTAGCGATCTATTGTATCTTTTTCTGCCTGATAGGCAGATTCAAGCATTACCTTAACATCAGTGGTTTGTTTAACTTCTGCTGGTGTTACAGTTGGTGTTCCACCCAATGTACTGATTTTTTCTGCAAGATATAAAGCATGTCCCTGTTCATCGGCTATTTCACCTTCAAAGAAAGGTTTCAGTGTTTGTCTGTATAAACCAGAAACCATTGCCGCATAGCTAGAATACATGATTGATGCAGCATATTCGTTTGCTAGATCTTCATTTAAACCATCTATTAATTCTTTTAATTTTTTTTCCATTCTATAATCCACTCCTTCTATATTCTATAATTCAAATGTACCCTACTTTACTACATATTAAGCATTTTTTTTGTGGCAGGATTTTGAAATGTTCAGGGAATATTTTTACATAATAAAAAGCCTGATCCGATAAAGGACCAAGCTTGGATTATTAAGTCAGATTAATTTTGAGAAATTAATACGTTTATTGAGAGCATACATAATTGGAGCACCAATTGTCATGACTGCTAATTCTCCAGCTGCGGTTGTTGCCCATGCAAACCAGAAAGGAAGTTTCAAAACAATATTTAACTCTATAGCAATTAAGAACATGGTAAAAGTAAAAACGAATGTATTAATAGCCATCCTTGCCCAAATATTGCGGACAAATCGGAAGGTTAGAATGGTGATTGTTAATGCTAGTATGGATTGGCCAACACCAAATATTAAATCATATGCACCCATTGATGAGAAAAAGAGGTTAGAGATAAATACTCCTATCACAATCCCATACATGTATTTTTTATTAAATACAATCAAGTGATTGAACATTTCAGGTACTCGAAACTGAATGTTCGAAAATGCGATTGGCTGTACGATTATAGTGACAGCAATATATAAGGCTGCCAAAACTCCATTTACAGCAAGCGTTCTAATATTCATTTTTTTCTCTCCCTTAGTTTTTTATCGTGGGATGGTTACGAACCACGTTTAGTATTTCCGAAGACACCAAATAATCATAAGCATAATAAGATGCCTAGTCAACAAAGGATTGTAGTTGGATCATGGCCAAAACATCATCGTATAGTTATGATCGACTGGCATAAATCAATAAAAGACGCCGAGAGAAATCTCGGCGTCGTCTCTTATTTAATCGTTAGTTTAATGACTTGGAGTTAATTTTTTTTGTATTGATTGGTTTTATGTCATCCTTTTTGAAGATAGTTTTACGAATCCAGGGAAGAACGTAATAGTCTCCACCGAATCGGCCGGCATTTGCACCTGCTACAAGAATAACCATTCCCAGTATGATGTAGAGCGGGTTAGTAGATACTGTTCCGCCAAATAAAAACATAAAATTCATTAATAATCCAAAGAAGGCAGCTGTAGTTGTTAAGACACCAAGCAGTAACCCAAGCCCAACTAGAAATTCTCCCCATGGAATTAAGATGTTGATTAACCCTACGTTAGGAATCGCAAATTTTTCAATGAATGAACCATAAATCGGATACAGTGCCCCTCCGTCTGGCCCAGTTACAGGATTAGCAACAATATTTCCAAGGAATCCGGATGCATCAAATGCTCCGCCTTTAATTTTCTCAAATCCATGAATCATCCATTCATAACCAAGATACAGTCTTATAATCAATAATAGTCCGGAGGCATATTTATTAGTTCGTAACCAATTCATCATTTTAAATCACTCCCATATGGATTTAACTGGCTCTAATCCGCGGTTTTTAGTTCCAGTAACTTTCTATACCTTATTTATATACCATATGCTTGATAATGTGGTGCATTATCCCTGTGTTTCTTTTTTTGTACAAAAATATGTGAACCTTTTAAGTTAATACTAAAAACAACTTTACAAACGTGATATTGTTCGTTCCTTCACAAACTTTTACATAATGAACCAATTAGTGTTGTATTAGAATGAAAAATAACACTCTTAATTAAATGAGCTATTTAAAAATTTATATATAAGAGTAAAATATATTTAATGATAAAAGGTTAGAAAGAGAACATTTAAGGAAAATAATAGTATAGGTGTTTGAAGGAGGAATGGGAATGAGCTTACAATCAGTTATTATTGAAGCATTACATGTTAAACCGGAAATAAACCCTAAAGAAGAAATCAAAGACAGAGTTGGGTTCCTAAAAAGTTACTTAAAGAAGAGCGGAGCAAAAGGATTTGTTCTAGGAATCAGTGGTGGTCAGGATTCTACATTGGCAGGACGTCTGGCTCAGATGGCTGTGGAAGAACTGCGTGAGGAAGGGGTTGCGGCTAAATTTATTGCTGTCAGGCTTCCATATGGAGTACAGCAAGATGAAGATGATGCTCAGCGTGCTCTGCAATTTATTAAACCAGATGAAAGTATTACTTTTAATGTCAAGTCTACTGTCGATGTCATTACAGATCAATACAAAGAAGCAACTAATGAAGCATTAACCGATTTTAATAAAGGGAATGTGAAAGCAAGGCTTCGTATGATTGCGCAATATGCCATTGGTGGACAAAATGGACTTCTGGTAATAGGTACAGACCATGCTGCTGAGGCAGTGACAGGTTTTTATACAAAATATGGAGACGGCGGAGCTGATGTTCTTCCTTTATCGGGTCTCTCTAAGCGCCAGGGCAGAGAATTGCTTAAAGAATTGGGAGCTGAGGAAAGACTTTATATGAAAGAGCCGACTGCCGATTTGCTGGATAATAAACCGCAGCAAGCTGATGAAACAGAGCTTGGCTTAAAATATGATACGATTGACGACTATTTGGAAGGCCGTAAAGTCGATGCTGAAGCTGCATTAAAAATTGAAAAACAATATTTAAAAACAGAACACAAACGTCAAATGCCTGCATCCATTCACGATAATTGGTGGAAATAACTAACCAAAAAGTAAGCCTGTGATTTTCATAATCATGGGCTTATTCTATTGTAAGGTGAAATGAATCGTGATTAAGATAACGATATACTGGTATAATTAATTGGAGAAAAATAAAAAACACGAATTGTTTTAGTTAATTTTCTGAGGGTATAGGATATAATCTATTAATATATTTATTTCAAATATGACAAATGTTCCATTTTGCTATCATATTGTATTGAAGATGAAACTTTACCGAAACCGTTTTGCAATCAAATTTTATTACACTATATAAGTTATAAACTATTCTATTGAACAAATTTGTGTGAGAGAACCAGGGAGGGGTCGTATGATGAATAATGAAAATAACTTGATTGAAAAGTCCTTATATAAAACCTTATTAACAAACGATAATGCGGCGAATCCGTTGCTTATAATAAGTGAAGAATTTTTGGCAGAACAACAAAAGGAATTGCCTGAGCTATCAACGCTTAGATTTGCTCAGGGAGAGCTTTATTTCCATTATAAAGACTATGAGACATCCATTTTTAAATGGGAAAAGGTTAGCAATGACCTGGCGCCTTGGGCTATAAAGAATATGGCGGATGCTTACTTTGCAATGGCTATGTATAAAAACGCTGAAGAGCTATATAAATCTATCGAATCAGACTCGATTATATTGAATACCGAAGTTGGATTGCAATTATTTGCTCTATATACGAAATTGGATAAAACTGAACTGGCTGATAAAACGATTAAAAAGGTAGTTAAGTTGAATCCAGATGACTCTCAAGTAACAGAAATAGCACGTTCATTCTTTGAAGAGCAACGTGATTGGAATAGTGCAGTTGAACTTGCAGTAAATGAATCCATCCGTACGGAGTCATTGCTTTGGTATGATGTTCTGCAGTCCTATATTGATCAGGGTGTAACGAAAAATATGGAACCTGGCTATTTTTACCAAGTATTACATAAGCTCTATTCCATAGATAGCGGTCAATTTGAACAACTTGCAGTATCTCTTTGGAACAGCTATAAGGGCGAACCGGCATATTTGCAATGGGTTCAGGGATTTAATGATTTACTGCAGGATCTGGAACTTGTTCATCCCGAACCATGGTCAGATTTATCTTTCTTATTTAAAGAGGGTTACTTCGAATTAATTAATGGACATAAATTATTAAAAACATTAAAGGGCTTATTACCAAGTTTATTACGTAACTGGATTCGCATAACAGATAGGAAGCATGCTCTTTTAGCTTCTTCTGCTATATTGGCATGGAACGATAATTTTCCTGGTATGATAGGTCAAATAGATATTGATCATGCAGAGAGAGTATTAATGCAGGCTGAAAATAACCGGAATGGCTTGGAGGATAGCGTTCGATTATTTGAGGAAATTGATCAATGGGCAAATCAAAATAATTTATCTGTCAGCGAAAGACAAAAATGGATTATTGATGAATTATTAGATGTAAATGTACAGCATATTATGATTGCCGGAACTAGCGGTAGCGGTAAATCTGCCTTAATTCATTCTATTTTAGGAGAAGAGTTATTTGATAAACCAACTTCATCGGCTATCATGTTTAAAAATGCCGAAGAAGAAAGCATAATGGAAGTGACAGACTCTTCGATTAATCCACTAAATTTAGAGGAACTTGAAGATAAGGTTTCAAACAGAAACTTTGTTGATAACAAGCCAAGTATCATTGAATACCATCTTCCGAGTCAATTCTTGGCCGAAAATCAAATAGCAATCATCGATACTCCCGGATTCAGTATTGCAAATAATAAAATCCAGGAAGTACGCCGTTATTTGAATATGGCAGATGGTCTTTTACTTGTATTAGATGTAAATGATCCATTTACAAACAAAGAACGCGAAATTGTTATGGCCCTTCATGAACAAGTGCCAGATCTGCCAATTCATTTCTTATTAAATAAAATGGATCTTGTTCACAATGATCAGGAGGCTATTCGTATAGTGGATGAAGCTTGGTCCAGAATCAGTCCTTACCTGCCAAATGCTACAATTTTTGCTCATTCTGCTCATTATAGAAGCAATAGGCAGCTTTCAGATTTTGCTGAATTTATTAAAATGAATCTAACAAGCAAATATAAGGAAAGCGCTCGTACTGCTAAGCTGCTTCACTTTGTACGTGAGACTATATCAAGCTTGCTGGACCAACGATTGGAAAGGGAAGAAAGCTTGATTGAATCCATTCATTGGAATGAGGACCTTTTAGCAAAACTAAATGGTGCGAAGAATCAGATGGAGGATTTGGAGAAAGAAAAAGCAGTATTGTTGCGTAAGACGTTTAAACAAAGGAAGGAAGCCATTCGCCTTGATGTGGAGGCGGCGGTACCTAAAATTCTCCGAGCCAGCAAAGATTTAATTACAGAGGACAGTGATTTCCGCAAGATTCATATAGACTTAAATGAGAAAATGAATGTACGGATTCAGGAATACCTGGAGAATACGATTTTGCCTAAGTATTTTTATTCCTTAAAGGATTGGATTACCGAAGCGGAAGTAGAGTTAAAAGAGAGTCAGGCTTATTTAAAAGAAATGGCTGAAGGCTTCAATGCCATTTATCAGGAAGAACGAATGAAAATGGAATGTGATTTCAGAGTGCTGGATGACTGGCGCAGGGATGCAAACCGAATGACGAGCGGTGTACAAATGGAGACCATTAAT
Coding sequences:
- a CDS encoding DoxX family membrane protein, translated to MMNWLRTNKYASGLLLIIRLYLGYEWMIHGFEKIKGGAFDASGFLGNIVANPVTGPDGGALYPIYGSFIEKFAIPNVGLINILIPWGEFLVGLGLLLGVLTTTAAFFGLLMNFMFLFGGTVSTNPLYIILGMVILVAGANAGRFGGDYYVLPWIRKTIFKKDDIKPINTKKINSKSLN
- a CDS encoding ferritin-like domain-containing protein; this translates as MEKKLKELIDGLNEDLANEYAASIMYSSYAAMVSGLYRQTLKPFFEGEIADEQGHALYLAEKISTLGGTPTVTPAEVKQTTDVKVMLESAYQAEKDTIDRYETRKKQAEELGLTELVVKLEDLISDETGHMEEIGRILSDSRFD
- the nadE gene encoding ammonia-dependent NAD(+) synthetase, translating into MSLQSVIIEALHVKPEINPKEEIKDRVGFLKSYLKKSGAKGFVLGISGGQDSTLAGRLAQMAVEELREEGVAAKFIAVRLPYGVQQDEDDAQRALQFIKPDESITFNVKSTVDVITDQYKEATNEALTDFNKGNVKARLRMIAQYAIGGQNGLLVIGTDHAAEAVTGFYTKYGDGGADVLPLSGLSKRQGRELLKELGAEERLYMKEPTADLLDNKPQQADETELGLKYDTIDDYLEGRKVDAEAALKIEKQYLKTEHKRQMPASIHDNWWK
- a CDS encoding QueT transporter family protein, which produces MNIRTLAVNGVLAALYIAVTIIVQPIAFSNIQFRVPEMFNHLIVFNKKYMYGIVIGVFISNLFFSSMGAYDLIFGVGQSILALTITILTFRFVRNIWARMAINTFVFTFTMFLIAIELNIVLKLPFWFAWATTAAGELAVMTIGAPIMYALNKRINFSKLI
- a CDS encoding GTP-binding protein produces the protein MMNNENNLIEKSLYKTLLTNDNAANPLLIISEEFLAEQQKELPELSTLRFAQGELYFHYKDYETSIFKWEKVSNDLAPWAIKNMADAYFAMAMYKNAEELYKSIESDSIILNTEVGLQLFALYTKLDKTELADKTIKKVVKLNPDDSQVTEIARSFFEEQRDWNSAVELAVNESIRTESLLWYDVLQSYIDQGVTKNMEPGYFYQVLHKLYSIDSGQFEQLAVSLWNSYKGEPAYLQWVQGFNDLLQDLELVHPEPWSDLSFLFKEGYFELINGHKLLKTLKGLLPSLLRNWIRITDRKHALLASSAILAWNDNFPGMIGQIDIDHAERVLMQAENNRNGLEDSVRLFEEIDQWANQNNLSVSERQKWIIDELLDVNVQHIMIAGTSGSGKSALIHSILGEELFDKPTSSAIMFKNAEEESIMEVTDSSINPLNLEELEDKVSNRNFVDNKPSIIEYHLPSQFLAENQIAIIDTPGFSIANNKIQEVRRYLNMADGLLLVLDVNDPFTNKEREIVMALHEQVPDLPIHFLLNKMDLVHNDQEAIRIVDEAWSRISPYLPNATIFAHSAHYRSNRQLSDFAEFIKMNLTSKYKESARTAKLLHFVRETISSLLDQRLEREESLIESIHWNEDLLAKLNGAKNQMEDLEKEKAVLLRKTFKQRKEAIRLDVEAAVPKILRASKDLITEDSDFRKIHIDLNEKMNVRIQEYLENTILPKYFYSLKDWITEAEVELKESQAYLKEMAEGFNAIYQEERMKMECDFRVLDDWRRDANRMTSGVQMETINILLRHTPQQLLLKSAGMLFGSIANKSVMYNKYTTLIETQDYTEVAQLIADKFLLQFDMFEKSITRDVSMFFADPTEVMNGAMSDTNEKIAEHNGVLEKMRSQPELYRDPLKLYELRLRQYEWILIGQKEVQTISR